Sequence from the Candidatus Cloacimonadota bacterium genome:
TTACCGGTACTTTCCCGAATACCCTTTAATGTTGCCATTATTTCTGTCGGATGATGGGCATAATCATCATAAACGAGAATATCATTATACTTCCCTTTTAATTCGAATCTACGGTAAACACCGGTAAACGACTCGATAGCTTTTTGGATCACTCTGAAACTAATATCGAGCTCCTGAGCAATAGTTAGAGCCAGTAAAGCATTTTGAATATTGTGAATACCCGGGATATTTAGTTTGACTCTTCCCAGAGGGGTATCTTTAAAGATAACATCAAACTCAGAGATAAAATTGTTCATCTCAATATTAGATGCCTTTAGATCAGCAAGCTCTGATATACCATAAGTGATGATCCTCTTATTCAAAAAGGGAATAACAGATTGAACACCATGATCATCCAGACAAGCTATAATGCAACCAAAGAAAGGTACCGTGTTGGCATAGGTAGTAAATGCTCTTTTAATATCATCAAGATTCTCATAACAATCAAGATGATCTGCTTCGATGTTGGTAATTCCTGCGATAATAGGGGTAAGAGATAAAAAAGAACGATCGTATTCATCTGCTTCAACAACAATGAATTTGCCGCAGCCCATAACATTGTTAGATCCGAAATTTTTAACCTTACCTCCAACAATAACAGTAGGATCTAAATCTGCTTCTTTTAAGATCAAACCAACAATAGAGGTAGTAGTGGTTTTCCCATGTGTCCCAGCAATAGCTATACCGTAACTCATCCTCATTATTTCAGCTAACATTTCAGCTCGGCGGATAACAGGAATGTTCTTATTTAAAGCAGCTGAAATCTCTGGATTGTCATTTTTAACGGCAGAAGATTTTACTACAACATCAATATCCTGAATGAAAGCAGGATCATGACCGTCATATATTGTTATTCCTCTCCCTGCTAAATGATCTGTAACCTCCGATCTGTACAAGTCTGAGCCGCTTATGATGAATCCCTGATTGTGCAAGAATTCTGCGATACCGCTCATACCAATTCCACCGATTCCGACAAAATGGATCTTCTTAGTTCTCCCTAACATTCTGTCCCTCTTGAGCTTTGTTCTTGATAGAAGTTGTGATTATGTCAGCGATCTTTGCTGCTGCTGTAGCATGTTTGGAACCTATCATATTACTGCGGAATTCATCCAGCTTAGATCTAATTATATTGATTGATTGAAGAAACTTTGCTGAAGTTAACTCAGCTTGCTTGATCATTATTACTTTTTTCTGCTCCTCCAGCTGTCTGGCATTATGGTATTGATGATTGCCTGCTGAATGGGGAAGAGGGATAACGATAGCAGGTATTCTCATATGCTCTAATTCAGCTAAAGTAAGAGCACCGGCACGGGACACAGCAATATCGGATCTTCGATAAACTTCCTGCATATTAAAAGAGAAGGGGAATATTTCAATTCTCTCATCACTATTAAGATTACCGAGCATTTCCTTTACTCTTTCATAATTACGTTCACCTGTCTGCCAAATAATATGCATGTTAAGTTTGAGAAAATCCGGAATGGTCTCAATGATAGTATCATTAATCGCTTGTGCTCCTTGGCTGCCACCAAGTATTAAAAGAGAAACAGATGTATCAGGGGAGGTATTATGATGCACATCAGCTTCTCTGGTCATAGTGAAACCTTTCTGCAAGGGATTGCCTGTATATTCGCAACTGCTATTTGGAAGATAATTCATTGCCGATTCGTAGGCGATAAATATTTTCTCCGCTCTTTTCCGCAACAACCTTGTTGTTAATCCGGGATAACTGTTTTGTTCCTGTAAAAAGATAGGTATTCCTTTGGTGGCAGCACAAATTAATATTGGAGCACTCACAAACCCACCTGTGCCAATTGAGCAATCTGGTTTATACTCATCTAAGATCTTATTACTTAATATATAACTCTTCAAGAATTTATACGGGAATTTTAGATGCTTCAAAGTAAAACTCCTATATAATTTCTGAACATCTATAGCTCTGAAAGGAATGCCTATATCCTTTACTATCTTCTCTTCCATACTGTTTTGATTGCCTACAAATAAAATATCTATGCCTCTTGCCTGCAGTTCTTCTATAATAGCAATTGCTGGGAAAATATGTCCACCTGTACCACCTGCAGTTACGATAATTCTTAACATGCTCTTCTCTCTGCTGTGATGTTTAATATCAGTCCAATACTTAATGAATTCGCGATCAAGGAGGTTCCACCATAACTCATAAATGGCAAGGTTACTCCTGTTGAGGGGAGTGCTGCCATTGCTACCCCAATGTTAACAAAGGCATTAAAAAAGATATTGAGGGTCAGCCCGATGACCGCTAACTTGAGAAACAGGTCTTTAAGTTGTAAAGACCCCAATAGACCACGGAAGAGGATAACACAGTATAGAATAAATACGACCATAGCACCAATGAAACCATACTCTTCACCGATAATGCTATAAATATAGTCGGTTCTTGACTCTGGTAAATAAAAATGCTTTGCTTGTCCATAGACATGGGATGTGCCAAATAAACCTCCCGCTACCATGCTGATCAAACTCTGTTTAACTTGATAATCGTCAACAGAGATATTAGCCACATCTTTGTTGATGATCCTATAGATCAGCGAGTACTTTTTAAACAAATCCATACGAGATTCACGATATGATGCACCATAACTCAGAATACCGATAAAACCAATAGATACTATCAAGATAATAGCTGCGATCGTAGAAAGTCTGATCTTAGAGATCCATAATAATGACATCAGAGTCATGGCTGAGATAACAATTGTACTGAAATGTTGCTGCTTGAGTATTATTGCGAAAGTAATAACTGATACAACAATTAACGGTTTAAAGTATTTTATAAATCCTTTCGGATCGGTTTGGTCGATCAGATCTTGTTTTTTATCTAAAAAATAGACGAAGTATAACACCAGCATTACCCTGACAAAGATACTCGGTTGAAAATTCATTCCGAAGAAAACAAAACTCCTTCTGGCTCCATTGATTACTGCACCAAATTGGAGAACAAGAACAAGCAAGATTATATTAATAAAAGTTAGTAAAGGAATGTAACGGTGTAGTTTTTTGATATCTATCACAGTAAATGCATAGAACATTGTGATTAATGATAAAGATACCCACAGCAGCTGCTTCATAAAAGTACTCATATTTGGCTCGGTAACTGAACTAATATTGAGGTTCATGTATAGTCCCATTAAACAAAGAAGTATGTAAGCAATTAAGATATATGAATCAAAACCAACGATTTTATACTTCAGAGGGCTCTTAAGTGAGTAATCATTTTTCATTTTTTATCAACTCCTTAA
This genomic interval carries:
- the murC gene encoding UDP-N-acetylmuramate--L-alanine ligase produces the protein MLGRTKKIHFVGIGGIGMSGIAEFLHNQGFIISGSDLYRSEVTDHLAGRGITIYDGHDPAFIQDIDVVVKSSAVKNDNPEISAALNKNIPVIRRAEMLAEIMRMSYGIAIAGTHGKTTTTSIVGLILKEADLDPTVIVGGKVKNFGSNNVMGCGKFIVVEADEYDRSFLSLTPIIAGITNIEADHLDCYENLDDIKRAFTTYANTVPFFGCIIACLDDHGVQSVIPFLNKRIITYGISELADLKASNIEMNNFISEFDVIFKDTPLGRVKLNIPGIHNIQNALLALTIAQELDISFRVIQKAIESFTGVYRRFELKGKYNDILVYDDYAHHPTEIMATLKGIRESTGKRIVAVFQPHLFTRTRDFYQEFGSSFFSSDVLVVTPIYAAREKPLTGITSELIVKAAIQAGHQNVTCIYNNDEIVPYISSIMKPDDIIITLGAGDIYKYGELLLNSLSGVSVT
- the murG gene encoding undecaprenyldiphospho-muramoylpentapeptide beta-N-acetylglucosaminyltransferase; amino-acid sequence: MLRIIVTAGGTGGHIFPAIAIIEELQARGIDILFVGNQNSMEEKIVKDIGIPFRAIDVQKLYRSFTLKHLKFPYKFLKSYILSNKILDEYKPDCSIGTGGFVSAPILICAATKGIPIFLQEQNSYPGLTTRLLRKRAEKIFIAYESAMNYLPNSSCEYTGNPLQKGFTMTREADVHHNTSPDTSVSLLILGGSQGAQAINDTIIETIPDFLKLNMHIIWQTGERNYERVKEMLGNLNSDERIEIFPFSFNMQEVYRRSDIAVSRAGALTLAELEHMRIPAIVIPLPHSAGNHQYHNARQLEEQKKVIMIKQAELTSAKFLQSINIIRSKLDEFRSNMIGSKHATAAAKIADIITTSIKNKAQEGQNVREN
- a CDS encoding FtsW/RodA/SpoVE family cell cycle protein, whose translation is MKNDYSLKSPLKYKIVGFDSYILIAYILLCLMGLYMNLNISSVTEPNMSTFMKQLLWVSLSLITMFYAFTVIDIKKLHRYIPLLTFINIILLVLVLQFGAVINGARRSFVFFGMNFQPSIFVRVMLVLYFVYFLDKKQDLIDQTDPKGFIKYFKPLIVVSVITFAIILKQQHFSTIVISAMTLMSLLWISKIRLSTIAAIILIVSIGFIGILSYGASYRESRMDLFKKYSLIYRIINKDVANISVDDYQVKQSLISMVAGGLFGTSHVYGQAKHFYLPESRTDYIYSIIGEEYGFIGAMVVFILYCVILFRGLLGSLQLKDLFLKLAVIGLTLNIFFNAFVNIGVAMAALPSTGVTLPFMSYGGTSLIANSLSIGLILNITAERRAC